A segment of the Gavia stellata isolate bGavSte3 chromosome 27, bGavSte3.hap2, whole genome shotgun sequence genome:
AAATCCACGCTGTCGGGAAGACGGTGTGTGATTTGGCAGAGCCAATCCCTCGTGGAAAGCCTTGGaggtttcttgtttgttttttttttttccccacgaTGCACTTTGAGCCACTGATAAaaggagattttattttctggcagcagcagaagggcacGAAGGACAAGGCAGGGCGATAAccgcagggagaggagggacaCCTTTGCCAGCGAGCTGGATTCTGGCTTTTCCCGCTGGGATACTGGCTTTTCCCACTGGCAGGCAGCgcacaggcaggcagcctcGCTGCGGCGGGCAGCCACCGCCATCTACAGCCGGTGGGACGGGCTGGATGAGGCCCTTCCCGGCGCTGGGGCTTCCCAAGGCCCCACTCCTCGGGCCGCTGGAGAAATTAAACCCATGGGTTTGTGCCACACAACCACAGCGGCCTCCGGACGCTGCCCGGCCAGTCTAGTTAACGTTTAACGAGGAAACAACTCGTTTCCTTGTTAAATTCACCATTTGTTCTGGCAGCCGatggaaaattattattttttaaatgtgccGGGGGACGGGGAGCCCTCAGGGGGATGcgagcagctctgcctgcccgcAGGCATCGGATGGAGCGCAGGGTCTTCCCCCAAATCCTGGGGGCCGCTTTGGACCCCGGGATTTTCAACTCTTCCTACTCCCGGCTCCCAAACCAAGGgctcccccacccctcccctgTGTTTCTCTAATCGAAAACTCGGTGCCCTCCACAGCAAACGTTAATTGAAGCGTCATTAATTCTCTCAGGTGCCATTACCGTACATGATTTACGGCAAAAGGGGGTAGTCAGGGAAGGGAATCTTCCTTTTCTGGGTgaaagtttgggggttttggtaCAGACAAGGGGGAGAGCTGTATCCGTCATGATCGGTATCAGATTCAGTGCAGAGGGACACGATCCCACCCCCCCTTACCCCGACCTCAATCACCGCTCGGGGCGATTTATGTTCCTCCGGTGATTATCAGCACAGCGTGTACCCCCCGGGGAGCGCAGAGGGGCAGCAGATTCCGTCACCCCCCTCAGCGTCATGTAATGATCCGAGACAAACACACTTCTTGTCCTATTTTATTACTTTACATCTCATTTTCTATCCCAGCTCAAGCCAAGCGTGGAAATCGGCCACAGCGTTTTCACCTCCCCATTCTCGTGTCCTGGCGCGATACGTCACAAACTGATTTCGCGGATGATTACAAAATTACTTGTGTTCACGCAAACCCCCCCCCAAGCTCTCTGAAAGCCCATCCTGCTCCGTCAGTCCCTGGAGCCAGGTGGCAGCGTCGCCCAAATTCTGCAGCCCCTGAGAAGCCGtaatatgtctttttttttttccctacaacGTTTTTATAAGCTGGGTATTTTAGTAAACCGCAACGCAAACCCCAAGAGTCTGACTCTTAACAGAAGAGGTTGAAACTGCATCCCCCAGCTGAGCGCCGCACCCTTTGCGAGGACTCCTCGTCTCCCGCGCCGAAAGCCTCCGGACTGCGACGTGAGCCCTGATCAGCTGGACCGTCGCCTTTTAAGACTTGGCTCTGCACCCCAGTGGAAGCACCCTGCTCACTCAagctccctccccttccctaaAATCAACCACCCAAGCAGCGAGGCGAGAAAACCCCTTTGCGAGGGGCAGCTTTAATGCCAAAAGCTCGCCCCGGCCACAGAAATTTAACTGTTGTATAAGGGAACCACCCTGGAGATGGCCTGCCTGCAGATGGGGCACATTTTGGGCTCGGGGAGAGCCCGGTAGCACTCGTTGCAAGAGCAAACGTGCCCACACTCCAGGAAGACGCAGGATTTGGTGTTGCTCAAGCAGATGACACAGGCGTTTTTCAGCGTCTCTCCACCCTCCACGTTCATTTCGCGCATCAGGCGCTCCTGGGCCTGCCGGAATTCATCCTCCATTTGCTTGAGGTGCCGCCTCTCTCGGTGATGCCGGTATTGCTTCCGTAGGATGAAGAAGAGGACGGCGCAGGCggcaaaaccaaaaatgacGGTCAGGATTTTCCAGAACCGGACGTTCGACTCTTGTTTCTGCAGCAAGGAGTTGAAATCCACGCTGCTCAGGTAGTAGGGCATGCCCTGCTTCGGGGGCTGCAGCTTGATCGTGGTGTTGTCCAGGACCAGCTCTCCCACTCCCGTCAGCGCTGTGCCCACCTTCAGCATCTGCTCTGTCTCCTGAATGCCCTTCGGGCGTTCTCCGCTGATGTAGTGTCCGATGACATCAGTGAAGGACTGGACAGAGGGATGAAATTTCTCGTACACTGTCTCCAGGCTGAGCTCGGCGGCGTCCAGTGGCTTCATCACCCTGACGGTGACGCTGGCACCTTCCTCCTGAGGGACCAGGTCGAAGGGAGTGGTGTTGGTTCTCTGGTGGATGATCTTCTCATAGTCGTtcctggagaaggagaaggggataAAGCAAACGCGAGCATTAGTGCTTCCCCCGAGGCCGGCAGGGAAACAACTTGTGGGCTGACCTGCCATTTTTGGGGACTGCCAGCCGCCACCTGCCCTGAGCGAAGTTTATCTGGGTGGGACTCACTGGAGAGCGGCGCCTTTCCCCTCATGGCACATCGCCCTCCGCCCTCACCTCAACACTTCTGCAGTCCCTGTGGAAGTAGCATGGGCTTCCACCATCACCGGGAGACCGCTTCGGCCCACCTAATTCCCCCTCATCTCCCTGTGGCATTCCCGGCTGGCAGAAACCGTCCCGCAAGGAGAAGCGCTGCCTGTCACACATGCAAATTTGATAAGCGTTATCCAATTAACCAAGGCTCAAAGAGCATTGCCATGCTCTCCTTTCAGCAGCTCTCATGGGCCAGGCTGCTCTCGGGACCATCCTCAGGTCCCCTGGGTGCAGGTATCACCCAAATCCaactgaatttctgttttgaaggtGCCGTTCTGCTCGGGAAATGCTGTCCTGTGGCCACCTCCATAACAGCAACGTGGGGCTGCTGATAAATGCTCTGCCCACGTTGGGTTACTCTACGTGCTCGTCATCTACAGCCCCTATACGAACGCTGAAAGGCTACAGCCCTGAAAATAGCCAAACGTGCCCCATTTCGGCAGCTGTAACGGGGCCACTGTGGGGTCCTGGTCTGGGGCACCTTGGTCACTCTGGCCACGCCTGAAGTAATTTCAGCATGTCAGGTCCTCCGAGGGCAGCTCAGCCGGTCTGAAAGCCGGATGCTCGTGGGCGCCGGGCACGTACCAGAGGTGCGTTGTTCGGTTCCACACCATCTTATGCTCCTGCAGCGTCAGCCTCTGAACGACACCCTtgcagttctccacaaactggCTGCTCAGGGTCTCCTTAACGGACCGCACCACACCTGAAAGACAAATCCAAAGTGGGTGTGAGATGCTCGTTAATTTTCTGCTCCGTTTCTTATTGTGTACAGTGAGTATGGGCAGTATCTGAACAAGATGGGGGGGCTGAAGAGCCGAAAGCTTGTGTTTTGAGCCATCAGGATAGCCGGTGGCCGCCTGACAAGGGGGAGATGAGCTGATGGGAGCAGAACCGTGGCGCTGGGGATGAAACCCACCCGGTGAGGGGGCAGTTGGGGTGAGGATGCGCCCCCATCGCCCCCGCTTTGGGCCCTGCCCCTACCTTCGATAACCGCGTAGGGGACGCAGCGCCCTGGCGCCTCCAGCAGCACCGTCCGCAAGTCCCCGTCCAGCCGGACCCTCCTGGCGCCCTGCGGGGAGGAAACGGAGGCCGCGGCTCAGCCGACGGGACCAGGCCG
Coding sequences within it:
- the MUL1 gene encoding mitochondrial ubiquitin ligase activator of NFKB 1, with the protein product MEGGGRPSAAQAALLAASTALTALVYSVYRQKARVARGLEGARRVRLDGDLRTVLLEAPGRCVPYAVIEGVVRSVKETLSSQFVENCKGVVQRLTLQEHKMVWNRTTHLWNDYEKIIHQRTNTTPFDLVPQEEGASVTVRVMKPLDAAELSLETVYEKFHPSVQSFTDVIGHYISGERPKGIQETEQMLKVGTALTGVGELVLDNTTIKLQPPKQGMPYYLSSVDFNSLLQKQESNVRFWKILTVIFGFAACAVLFFILRKQYRHHRERRHLKQMEDEFRQAQERLMREMNVEGGETLKNACVICLSNTKSCVFLECGHVCSCNECYRALPEPKMCPICRQAISRVVPLYNS